CCAGTGTGGCAATAAAAAGGGTCGGCGACAGTTTCAAACGTTTCTGCGTCACCAGATGACCAATCAGGTTCTCCTGAACCCGTCTGAAATCATCCACGCTCCAGGTTTGCAACAGCGTCAGCGTTTCGCTGCCTGACTGCGCGCGCATATCCCCGGCAAACTGCGTGGTATAAAATGCGTGAAGCGCAGGTTGTACCACAATATCGAAGGCGCGTTCAACCGCGTTTACATTCTGTTCACCTTCAAACGGCTGCGGTTGCCAGTACACAGCATCACGGGTAGTCGAGATAATGCAGGGAGAAGGCACGCCATACAGTTCTTCGCTCATCGGCCAACTGCCGTTTTTTGCATGCCATGCGTCACAGTAACGCGCCGTAAAATCCTTCAGGGCTAAAGCTGTCTGTTCGTCCACCGGTTTCTCTCTTCATAAAAGCCAGGATACACTTGGCGCATAGTGTATCTGGTTTATGACGGTGAAACATGTCTTCTTATGAAAACCATCAGGCTCTTGATGGCCTGACGCTCGGTAAATCAACGGATTACCGGGATATTTACGACCCCAGCCTGTTACAGGGCGTGCCTCGCAGTCTGAATCGCGACCCGCTGGGTCTAAAAGCTGACAGCCTGCCGTTTCACGGTGCCGATATCTGGACGCTGTATGAACTGTC
The sequence above is drawn from the Citrobacter amalonaticus genome and encodes:
- the syd gene encoding SecY-interacting protein, producing the protein MDEQTALALKDFTARYCDAWHAKNGSWPMSEELYGVPSPCIISTTRDAVYWQPQPFEGEQNVNAVERAFDIVVQPALHAFYTTQFAGDMRAQSGSETLTLLQTWSVDDFRRVQENLIGHLVTQKRLKLSPTLFIATLDNELEVISLCNLSGEVIKETLGTRNRSVLAPTLADFLTHLNPLL